The genome window CGAAGCCTTCGCCTGCAATGCCCGTGGCGGCCGCACCACCGACGACGCCCAAAAATCTCTTCGGCCCGACGTGGCACACCTTCAAGAGCGACAAGCAGCCGTTTGAGGTTAAGTTTCCGACCGCCAGGATCGCTACTCTCCCCAAAAGAGACCGCACGGAATACCTGTGGATCGGCGACCATGACGGATTTCGTGGCGGAGAACTTGCCCCTGGATATGCAATGCTTCGAGTGACTTACTATCCGCGATTCCCCGGCGAAACGGACCAGGAGGCGGTGCGGCGGATCGAGAAGCTAAGCGGATGCCCAACGCCAGAAGATAGATTTCGTGGAAATCCAATTCTGCAGCACGTGCTAACCCGCTACGACAACTATGCCGTCGAACGCCGCGCCGTAGGAAAAGAATTGCCGGTCTGGTGGGTCTCAATGACCGTTTCGCATGCCAGCGGCGTCTACGATATTCGCGGCGTGGTGGATCGAAATCTCGTTTCCGAGACCGACCTTGAGAGGTTAAAAACCTCGTTCCGCTTCACCCAGTAACCGTTACCACCACGGAAACAGCATCTTCACCGATCCAGGCGAGCTGGTTCGACCAACTTCTTTGCCGTCGCGGACGTAGACGAAGGTCGGGATCGAGCGGATGTTGTACTTCATCGCCAGGTCCTGATCGTTGTCGACGTTGATCTTCTTGATCGGATAGCCCTCGTCACGCAGTTGTTCGTAGGTGGGCTGGGCTCGCTTGCAGGCTCCGCACCAAGGCGCGGAGAAGAAGTAGACCTTTCCCTGGATCTCGTGCGGCTTGGGAGGCTCTGGGAGCTGGATCTTGTCGGCGTTCATCACGACGACAACGCCGATGGGCAGCAAAAACGTACCAAGGGCCAGCAGCAAAACGACCGGTTTGGGCATCGGATTGGACTCCGGCGATGCGAAAAACGGGAAAATGAACTTCCAACCCTAGTTTTTCGTTGGCGCCCCTGCCCAGATTGGGACCGACCCGCCGCCAATTGGGCAGCTTTCTCTTTTCGCCGATCGGAATGATCGGATCTGCCGGCAGAATCGC of Blastopirellula sediminis contains these proteins:
- a CDS encoding thioredoxin family protein gives rise to the protein MPKPVVLLLALGTFLLPIGVVVVMNADKIQLPEPPKPHEIQGKVYFFSAPWCGACKRAQPTYEQLRDEGYPIKKINVDNDQDLAMKYNIRSIPTFVYVRDGKEVGRTSSPGSVKMLFPWW